The nucleotide sequence AAACGGCCTCGAAGAGTGAATCATAAACAGGAAACTTGTGGCTGGGGACGGCGGAAAATCTTGCAAAAGACACAAAGAAAGACTTGAGCAAGAAAGACAAGGAATCCCACAGAGCCTAGGTGGGCAGATGGAAACAGCTCCGGCCTccctcagcagggggtgctgtgggcagggcaggtgaTTGGGGCGGGGCTTACACAGGGGGCATGGCTTCCTGCTCcatgggcgggggcagggggaattcCCCATTGGCGGGGGGATccggagggggtgaggggggtcCGGGCATCAAGGGCACTGTCCCAttggcttcccctgccccctgcgGTGTGGGgtcacccccctgctcccctgcaGCCAGCAGGGGCTCCGAAAGGGGCCCCTCGCCCTTCGCCCCGGCCACGTCCTCCATGGCCACCGAGGACACCCGGGAGTGGCGCTTCCCGAAGAAAGTGGTCAGCGTGGGCCGCCTGGCTTCGCCCGGCCCGGCCTGCTGCCCCCCGTCCCCGGCCTGCCCCTCGCCCTTCTCCTCTGGCAGGCTCACTGGCCCTGCCCACTCGCCAGGCCCCGCCCGCCCGCTGAAGCTGGTGGAGCCGGACCGGCGCCGCTTCCGACAGTGCAGCACCATAGCGACCAGGGCCAGCACCAGGATGGCGACAACGACCAGCACCACAATGATGCTcacagtggaggaggaggaggaggaggaggaggtgggggtgggggtgggggccggaGCCTTGGAGTCGGGCTTTTTGTTGACAGGCGGAGTGGGGGGTAGAGCAGAGGGTGAGAGTTTGGGGGTGGGCTGGTTCTCCCGGTAGCGTCCGGTCCGATCGGTGCTGGCTGGCACGGTCCGGTTGTCCCCGCTCTGATCGATGCCCTTGGCCTTGGCGGTCTCCGTGGGGGCGCTTTCGTTCTGCCCGCTCCTGCCTGGCAGTGTCTGAGTCTCCTGCCCCGGACCTGGGCTCCCTGGTACCGTGCCCGCTTGCCCCTTCAGTCCCTCCCGCGTCAGATCCGTGACGGGCTGTTTTCCACCCGCTGCCGTCGCCCCGGCCGGGCCGGATCCCAGGGCCAGGGCTGCCTCCGTAGAGGGAAGGGCAGATGGAGACACCGAGACAACCGGCTCCTTCATTGCCAGCGTCTGGGTGGTGGTGAGTTCCTGCTGTGCCGCGGTGGGTGGATGCCCGGCTAATTTGGCAGAGGGCTTGGTGCTGTTTCCAGTTAATTCGGCagagggcccggggctggggctggttaATTCGGCagagggcccggggctggggctggttaATTCGGCAGAGGGCCCGGGGCTGTTGCTGGTTAATTCGGCagagggcccggggctggggctggttaATTCGGCAGAGGGCCCGGGGCTGTTGCTGGTTAATTCGGCAGAGGGCCCGGGGCTGGTGCTGGTTAAGTCAGCAGAGGGTGAGGTAGTTTCCAGACCGGCACCGATGTGCCGGCTTTCCTCACTGGTCCCTGAGCTGGCGTTGGCCTTCAATTCGAGTGGTGTTAGTGCAcaggctgcagctgccaggaagagCAGGAGCGTAGGCCGGATTTTCGGCTGGGGCCAGGCCCCCGATACCGCCATGGTGTCTGGGCTCCCTCGTCCTGTGCCGGGGCTCGACGGACGGGTACGGAGCAGAGAGGGGACCGAAGATGTGCCGGACGCACAAACACCAGCCtgggagagaaagggaaagtGGGTCAGTTTAAgggtctctcccagcagggggcgatgGGGAGCATCACACCAATTTCTTCGCTCCATATTTATCCCAGGCTGCGCCGGAAGCCAGATTTAGAATCAAACATCAAAGGGGGAACTGAAAACTGCCAGATGCAGAGAGCACCaatgggaggagctggggggggagcccagggctgggctagcagggggctgcgggtcgggagtgaggggcaccagcagggctggggggggcagggctgggctagcagggactgcgggtcgggagtgaggggcaccggcagagctggggggggggcagggctgggctggcagggggctgcgggtcgggagtgaggggcaccggcagagctgggggggggcagggctgggctagcagggactgcgggtcgggagtgaggggcaccggcagagctggggggcgggggggcagggctgggctagcaggggctgcgggtcgggagtgaggggcaccggcagagctgtgctgggtgtgtgtggaggagcccagtgaatttcacccaatggGGCAGATGCCCCCAAATGACCCCCGCTAATTTTCCACTCTGCCCCCGGCTCACCCAACGGCTGGGCTGCACCTGCTGAAATATCAGCACCTACCCCACACCACAGAA is from Emys orbicularis isolate rEmyOrb1 unplaced genomic scaffold, rEmyOrb1.hap1 scaffold_90, whole genome shotgun sequence and encodes:
- the SPN gene encoding leukosialin encodes the protein MAVSGAWPQPKIRPTLLLFLAAAACALTPLELKANASSGTSEESRHIGAGLETTSPSADLTSTSPGPSAELTSNSPGPSAELTSPSPGPSAELTSNSPGPSAELTSPSPGPSAELTSPSPGPSAELTGNSTKPSAKLAGHPPTAAQQELTTTQTLAMKEPVVSVSPSALPSTEAALALGSGPAGATAAGGKQPVTDLTREGLKGQAGTVPGSPGPGQETQTLPGRSGQNESAPTETAKAKGIDQSGDNRTVPASTDRTGRYRENQPTPKLSPSALPPTPPVNKKPDSKAPAPTPTPTSSSSSSSSTVSIIVVLVVVAILVLALVAMVLHCRKRRRSGSTSFSGRAGPGEWAGPVSLPEEKGEGQAGDGGQQAGPGEARRPTLTTFFGKRHSRVSSVAMEDVAGAKGEGPLSEPLLAAGEQGGDPTPQGAGEANGTVPLMPGPPSPPPDPPANGEFPLPPPMEQEAMPPV